Below is a genomic region from Seriola aureovittata isolate HTS-2021-v1 ecotype China chromosome 23, ASM2101889v1, whole genome shotgun sequence.
AGGATGATGTCTGAGGTTTAAAAACACACTAGCGGCCCCCAGAGGCCGAACTGTTGCATTACACCCACAACATGAAGCAGCTGACTGAACAAATAAACTGATGTGTTGATGATTTTACTGTTGGAGCCACGAGAAGgactaaaaaatataaaatatgtctatGCTAAAGGAAGCGTCAGACAGCTGCCAACAACTGGAttcatcttctgtttttatttttattaaaatatacattacTATTTATCAATAAATCTATATTCTCAAAGCTTAaagtccctgtgtgtgtgtgtgtgtgtgtgtgtgtgtgtgtactacatGCCTGCTTTGACTAATTTTCCACGACACtgcccacagagctgctgtaaaCACATGAAGAGTCATATGGCTCCCAGCTGAAGCTCCGCCCACTCCACACCAGCAcactttgagctacatgctaatgttagcatgttagcatgctgatgtttagcagggaCACTGTTAGCTTACAGCTGAGGCCGATGGGAGTCTCATTagctctgcagctctttggttataaaagcagcagatgaatgatgaaaagataaagaaagGCTCTTGGATCCAGGTGTTTAATGTGCACCAGGGAAAGTCTCTATGGTCCAGTTATGTTAAAGAGTCTCTTTACAGTAATAATGCAGGTGTGTCAGCATCTGCATACACGTGACAGTGACTAATAACTATAACATCTGTAGAATATGAAAGCAGCAGTAAGACTGTCTGACGGTTTCAGTTTCTGATCAGCTGAGaaacaaaatgttgattttcCATCTATAAATGAAACTTTTCTCTTAGTTGTGAAGTTTAAAGTCAGCTGTTAGTTGTGATATGTTCCAATATCCCAGTCTTTGAGATGAAGACTGATCGATTGGATCTATTACCCTCCAACCCTTGATTTGTTTTACTATACAGCTCTGGTTGCTATGGTTTCCTATTCCTTTCTCCTGACTCTGTAAAACAGATGGATATAACAGATACAGATAATATAACTGTGACTGTTGagtaaataaatgttataataataataataataataataataataatttaaaaagtgtttcTGAGACATCACTGTGGACAGAATGTGGATTCAAATCTACTTAAATGAAGATAATTCAATTTGCAGGGTGAGGCCTGTTTGTGCGTCTGTTCTGCCGAGCACGTGACggacggagagagagatggtCCACATCCCTCCCGGTGACGTGGGCGCGTAAACACGGGAAACAAGGGGGGACCAGACGCGGACAGCCGCCTCCTCTCTGTCGGTTGTTGTGACcggatatttatttattttttttaccggATCGATGTGACCGATCAGGGCCGGCGGTGGTGATCAGGTGTAGCGAACAGCTGAGTTTAGTTTTgcggtgtgtgtgcgtgcgtgcgtgcgcgcgcggTCGGTCAGTCAGTCGGGCGGAGGAGAGAGATGCGTTGCCTGGTAACAGAAACAGGACCGAGGAGGAAAACAGGCCAACCGTCAGTGTGAATGAAGATCTGCAGCGTCAACGGTGAAAATCTCTTCTTCGtctttcactttatttatttatcaacaaCGTGTTTTTCTCCGTCAACAACATTAATGAGTTTATTCTAATTAATTTGTTTAGCCAGCTGCTAACGAAGAGCACACTGTGATGCTAGGTGCTGCGGTTTGACCTCACTGATCTTTATGCTAATGGTGTGATTTTATGTCACTTTAacatctaacacacacacacacacacacacacacacacacacacacacacacacagcccacgTGTCCATACAGCGAGGCTTTGTCTAAGCTGCTTCTCAGTGctcatttttttcactgtcttgGTTTAATAGAAATAATCTACTTTATTTCTCACGATGCTGAAACATGTAGTTCAGTTCACATTATATGGACAGTGATATTTCCCCCAGAATTCAGTGcatttgatgtgttttgtcaTGTTGCTTCTCGTCGTCTCATGACTGGAAGTGTTTTGAGCAGTAAACTGGTGGGATCCAAAtatctgagaccactttccacTTTAACAGTTGAACAACTGCGAAGCAGCTTTAAatagtttcctgttttatttcccTGTCAGTAGCTTTAAGGTGGTTAAAGCTACTGACAGACTCAGCTCTTCATCACATCTACTGTACATGATGTTTACTCTGAGAGAAATGGAAATATTGTATCTGCTGTAgaatttaaatctttatttcttattattttgtgGGTTTGAACTGACTGATCCACCTGCTTGTTACTGATGGAAGTTATTTACAGGTCAAAATCAAGCTGTAGATTTACCTGCTTTAACTTtgacagaataaataaaaggttCTTAGCTACTAAAAGTTATGACACCTTAAATATGATATTTGTTTAACGGTAGTTTAACTGTAAAACGTATCCAGACgtcttcatccatccattctccCCTCTGTGCGGCCTGTGGTTTAGGACGTGCCTGCAGTCGACGCTGAGGGTGAAGCCGCCGTGATGCCGTGCACGTGTGCAGAGTGGAGGCGGTGGATCCGCCCGCTGGTCCTGGTCCTCTACGCCCTCCTGCTGGTGGCCGTGCTGCCGCTCTGCATCTGGGAgctgcagaaagacaaagtACACTTCCTTCTTCATCACGTCCACCCAGACCTGCTGCCCCCCCCAACTAAACCTGGTGTGGTCATAGTGGACACAACATGTTTATTACCAaggtctctctcgctctctctctctctctctccaggtcgGGACTCACAGTAAAGCTTGGTTCATCGCCggcatctttgtttttctgaccaTCCCGATTTCACTGTGGGGGATTCTGCAGCATATGGTGCACTACACCCAGCCTGAGCTGCAGAAACCAATcatcaggtaaacacacacacacgcacacacacacacacacagacacacacacagatggatggACTCTACTGAGCACATTACCTGGTTCCCTCAGAGAGAACAGACCTCCGCCACGGCCAGTGTCAAATAACatgatccagatctgccccTAAATTTAGTGAGTCCTCCCCTGACACATGATTcgtccctccaccaagttcagtgcaaattggttcagtactttttgtgtaatcccactgacaaacaaacacacaaacaaacaaacacacacaggtgaaaacaggtGATGAGTGTCTTTACCAGGACAAACTAACCTGAAGCAGGTGAGTGTCTGTGGTGACGGGCTGCAGCGGTCTTCATCCTGCAGTCGGGTTCATTACTGAGCTGCTGTGTCTCCTGCCATTCAAAAACACCAACCAGCTGTAGCCGTGCTGTTGCCCCCTGCTGGCTGGGAGTGCAAATAACTTCACCCTTCACTTCTTACTACACCGTTCCCTCAGTGCGTCTCCCTGCGCTGGAGGAACATTTACACAAAGAGGGAGTTCTGTAGTAAGACGCTGTAACTTTGAAGCTTCCTACTGAAGCTTCTATAGAGCTGAAGATACAGTTTAGTAATGGCGTCATTTGCACCTTTATTTTGGGGTAAATTGTTGCTTtaacaacaatgtttttttgttttttttctgagggtgtgtttgttttatgaacCTCTCCGTCTCCGTCTCTTTCTCCACTAGAATACTATGGATGGTGCCCATCTACAGTTTGGACAGTGTGAGTCATAatcacgcacaaacacacacagcgatCCGTCCCTTTTATTCCCCCGCGTTGCCACGGCAACAGGGCCTAATGGGAGACGATGGGACACTGTGTCACAAGACCAGATGTCAAGTTACAGTCCACACACACCCGTCTGTGTCTGATAACACTTAACATCCATTACAGCTAATGAAATATTCCCCTTGGTAACATCCTCTCCTGCACAGTCTCAGCATCACTACAGCTTCTCTTGATATTTCATCATGTCTACACATTAAAGATAATCCTCCCCCCcgtctcctccccctccccgtCAGTGGCTGGCTCTGCGCTATCCCAACCTGGCCATCTACGTGGACACGTGCAGGGAGTGCTACGAGGCCTACGTCATCTACAACTTCCTGGTGTTCCTGCTCAACTTCCTCAGTAACCAGTACCCCAGCCTGGTGCTCATGCTggaggtgcagcagcagcagccgcaccTGCCCCCGCTCTGCTGCTGCCCGCCGTGGCCCATGGGAGAGTAAGATGGATCCACGTTGTCATAGTAACTGATGAACAGACAGATACCGTACATACCGGTGGACGCATGTTGAAttgttcctctctctttctctgacaggGTGCTGCTGTTCAGGTGTAAGCTGGGAGTCCTGCAGTACACTGTGGTCAGGCCCGTAACCACGGTGATAGCGCTGTAAGATTCACTGTAACCATGGGGACACCATTGAGAATATCCTTCTGTAACCATGGTGGTACCTGCTGAAGGTTTCTTGCCATTATCATGGTGACAAAACTATAATCTTCTCgctgtaaccatggtgacagaACTACGATGTTCTCACTGTAACCTTGTGACTCTATTGAAAGTTTCCTACTGTAACCACGGTGATACCACTGTAGATATCTTACTGTAACCACGGTGATACCACTGTAGATATCttactgtaaccatggtgatACCACTATAGATATCTTACTGTAACCACGGTGATACCGCTGTAGATATCttactgtaaccatggtgatACCACTATAGATATCttactgtaaccatggtgatACCGCTGTAGATATCttactgtaaccatggtgatACCGCTATAGATATCTTACTGTAACCACGGTGATACCGCTGTAGATATCTTACAGTAACCGTGGTGACACCactgtaattttcttttcataactACGGTGACAGGACTGTAAGTTTTTCACTTAACCACGGCGACACCTTTGAGACTTTGtactgtaaccatggtgatgcCACTTCACGTTTCcttatttttatctttctgtgttttgaaggtcaaaggtcaggctCAGGGCcttacagtgtaaaaaaaattatgtggACGTAAAATGAGAATTTGTTGCCATTATTGACGGTGTAGTCGACACAAATCTGttttagaaacaaacaaacgaacGGTGTAAAATGTGAAGGTTGAAGCGTGTGACGTGACGGTCGGTGTTTCCCTCCGCAGGATCTGTCAGCTCTGTGGGGTTTATGATGAAGCAAACTTCAGCTTCAGAAACGCCTGGTCCTACCTGGTCATAATCAACAACATATCTCagctggtacacacacacacacacacacacgcacacgcacacacacacacacacacacacacatacacacacacacacacacacacacacacacacacacacacgagataCCTTAAACCTCACCCTGTGTCTCTGACAGTTTGCCATGTACTGTCTGGTGCTGCTGTACCGAGCTCTCAGAGAGGAGCTGACTCCCATCAGGCCTGTGGGCAAGTTCCTCTGCGTCAAACTGGTCGTCTTCGTCTCCTTCTGGTGAggatggaggggggaggggggagggagggaggtaaaCTGATGTACTcactcacctctctctctttctctctctctctctcttttcaggcAGGCTGTTTTCATAGCGTTCCTGGTGAAGGTCGGCGTGATCTCCGACAAACACACCTGGGACTGGGACAGCGTGGAGGCAGTGGCCACCGgactgcaggtacacacacatttatcacaCACCGTCACCTGAACAATGATTGATTTATTCGCTGCAGTGTTGGTGCCAAAGGagaagttaaagttaaagtttctCAACTTGACAGCGGAGAACAGAAAGAGGAACTTCCTGTTCTCTGGTTTCATGATGTAAACTTTCAGTGGTGGAATTACTcagatattttattgtaaaagtaaaagtgtaaTAAGAATAATCGATATTATTACAGTTATTGATTCATCAGTGTGtacattattttaatgttacagtGGGAAAAGGTGGAGCTAATGTTGATATATTCAGCTTCCAGGATCAATGAGGTTTTATCACTAATCGTTATCATTAATCGATATAGGACTTCATCATCTGCATAGAGATGTTCCTGGCTGCCATTGCTCACCACTACACCTTCACCTACAAGCCCTACGTACAGGTAaactatccatccatccatccatccatcatgtAGTCCCGTTGATCCGTCCTCTCCCGAACTCTTTCTCTCcgtccatccctccatccaggaagcagaggaggggTCATGTTTCGACAGCTTTCTGGCCATGTGGGATTTCTCAGACATTCGAGCTGATGTCACAGAGCAGGTCCGCCATGTTGGTGAGTGATGATTGAGTTTGGACGTGATGTCTGGTTGTGGTTGGTgacctgtgttacctgtgagGAGACTAGCCGTGGTGAACATCCCCTCTCGTCCCCCCGTCAGGTCGTACGTTCCTGGGTCGTCCCAACAAGATGTATTTCGGCGCATCAGCTCGACCCGAACACACCGAACACACCGGCCTCCTCACAGCGTCCTCCCAGGACCCCATCGCAGCGGCGGCCACATCGAtgccctcctccccttcctcgaGCGGACGGTACCAAGGCCTCGGCCACACCCCGGCGCCTCACTCCATCTCCGCTCCTGCAGGGTTCACCTCCTCGTCCTGGGAGGACGACAGCGACAACTCGCCTCCGCAGGCGGGTGGAGTCCATTAACCACATCCAGGGGTGGGACTGGATTCTgtataaaaaccaaaataaaagtataaaatgaaCTCTCGTACAAAGTCTCGTTTtcaaatgtatgaaaaacaaactgatttatCAAGACTAGGCAAAGGAAAGTAGAGAGTCTGCACTCTGTGATGTCGAAGCCATGTTTGTTGAGaaactttaaaataattacccagttttaaatgtttgaaatctGTATTTTGATGTCAGATGATGTCACTTTGATAAATGTACCTGCGGCTGTGGAGAGGAAGGGGTATTTAATAGTAGTTTGATGGTTGGTTTTACACTCCTACGGTGCTGAAGTGTCACTGAGCTTTGACTATTTGTTCTGATTCACAATAAATCAACATGTCATATCCAATCGCCAGAGACTGTGTCGTTGCTGTCATCAGTGCGGTCCCACGGCTCCGATACCTCTATCTTTACATCCTTGATTTGCTTTGGGAAGTCCCTGTAGTTTATTTGGACTCAGTCCCACGTACAACGTCCGTACAGCactaaatgtggattaatccgctgctgaaagtagtccccaaCACACAGTTTCACCAGTTCATCGTAGCTCGTAAATCACAGCCGAAGCTAAACGACGTTGCCGACTTGAATTTGTAAGAAGAAGCAGGTGAAGTTGAAGGAAGAGACGGAAAAATGAGAAAGGGACGAAGACTGTAAACTGTAGTGAAATAAGCTTTAATGGGAGTAACAGCACATCTTACTCCTAGCATCACGTATCTTTAGTGTTCATGGAGGAGAGGTCTCAGACAGGTGAAGCTTTTCATGAAGCAACCGGACGAGACGCATCACAAGAACTGACGACCACACTGACTATTTACATGTCTTTGCCTGAAACCTCAACAAACATGGTTCCCAGAAACATCAGAACTGATACAGTTGGATATTAAATATGAGTCAATGAAAAGCTGACAGTAAAAAAGTCCTGTTAGTGCTGCCGGTCTGATCcagtctgtcagtttgtctctCTCGGTGCatggagacagtgacagaggtgaaaggtcagaggtcagactgggtgtgcagagaaaagcagcctCATGGACCAACAgggtgacaggaagcagagacagagagacgtcTGCTCTCTGAGGAACGTCACTCTTACACATCTGAATAAAGGTTTACTGTCTCATCAGGAGATTTAGTGAAACAAGGACTTGAGGAACAGCAGAGTTTGAccagtagagctgctgctgctgctgctgccagtccCAGTCCAGCGTAGAGGCCGATCCTTCAGAACAAGCATCACTTCCCCacagcacagcctcacagagctgctagcatggcagcacagtcttgttttactgcTAATTCACTCACCAGAGATGCTGAGTCGACATTTGTCAAAGTTCCTCCCATCAGAGGTGAGGACCTGACACAGGTACAGTCCTGAGTCCTCAGTCTGGACACATGAAGTCTGTcacaggattacacaaaaaccCCATTGTATATTCCAAACAATTTATAACTCAGACATTTGACCAACATAATAATTAACTGCAATTAATTATTGACAATTGTAATTAATTACAATTAACAATTAACTGTTACATCAAACTGATATTTCTTAGACGCTCATCCACATGTTCAGCCTCAGCAGAGGAAGAACAACCTGAAGTGAGTTGAAGACTGAGAAGCAGACGAAGAGCTCCCCCTGCTGACCGTTTATCAGAAGTGATAACTGGTAAATGTCTCGTGTTACAACTGGTACTTTTTTACTCTGGTTAAAAATCTGAACACTTTGGCCACGACTGAaagtcacacagaaacacaagaggaCGATGATAGAGCAGCAACCAGCGTACTCTGCTGCCTCCACAGAGAGCCACGACGCCGCTGAGCGCCACGTTATCGTGGCCGACGACTTCCTTCACTTTCTGGCCGTGAAGATGTCGACACTGAGCCACGAGGAAATCATCCAGTCGGCTCTCCGCACTTTTGACCCCGAGTGGATCCGGTCCTCGACTAAAGTGCTGTTTGACCTGTGTCCCCCAACACAGCAGAGAGTCTCCCATGAAGGACCGCGGAGACACGACAACAACATAAAGGACTGTCTCACGCTGATGACCGAGTGTGGGGACGACTCTCCCAGATTTGTCTCTAGTCACTCTCATGAACTGTCACCGGTCGCGCGTGCACAGTGTCCCGGTCCGGACGCAGCAGCTTTACACCTGCGGCTGCGCGGCCCGCTCCGACGTGAAGGCACCGGCGGGAGCGTCCGACCTGGGCGCGGGAGCGACCACCACGGATCGCCCCAGTGGATTAACTTCTCCACGCTGTATAATAAGGATCCACGTGAAGGAAAAGACCCAAACTCAGGTTGCAGAGAGCGAAGCTGTGACGCCAGACTGTGTCAACATGGAGCcaacaacatttacaacatttacaacatttacagCGGCTTGAAGAATTATCCACATAAGGAGAGAATAAATAAACTCATGGATAGATAGGCTAATGGAAATCTTTATTATCAATTTATCAACTTCACAACTTCCTTTCTAGAAATCAACAACACACTGACGTAGTcgacacaaacactgatgtgactGAATGTGTTATGGTTCTCAATCTGGGGGCTGGGGCCCTCTGGTGGACCGCAAAGGTACCGACAGTGGGCTGACAAACCTTTTGGAAAACAtaacaattttggtgaaaagattatttatataaaaataaaaaagtatataaataatgttttaaaataaaatgatctataaaaaatgttgaaaaacgttttttaaaatgattttacttGATGATGAACTGGTGAAActgtttatttctactgtaaacTACAATGAAGCTGGAGGTGTTGCTGACTGAACATcagagagaggctcagagcctcctctcttctgattggctcaccgacctgttgttactagagctccagagagaagattCATGTGATggtacaaacaaacagcaactcTTCATTTAgattatgttttggttttttcaCAGTTTACTTCCTGTATAATCCTTTATAACTCCAAGAGACAAACTGAGATCAGAGCTGAACTCCAGGTTTAAAATCTGCTCCAGAGAAAAACAC
It encodes:
- the LOC130164155 gene encoding transmembrane protein 184C-like gives rise to the protein MPCTCAEWRRWIRPLVLVLYALLLVAVLPLCIWELQKDKVGTHSKAWFIAGIFVFLTIPISLWGILQHMVHYTQPELQKPIIRILWMVPIYSLDSWLALRYPNLAIYVDTCRECYEAYVIYNFLVFLLNFLSNQYPSLVLMLEVQQQQPHLPPLCCCPPWPMGEVLLFRCKLGVLQYTVVRPVTTVIALICQLCGVYDEANFSFRNAWSYLVIINNISQLFAMYCLVLLYRALREELTPIRPVGKFLCVKLVVFVSFWQAVFIAFLVKVGVISDKHTWDWDSVEAVATGLQDFIICIEMFLAAIAHHYTFTYKPYVQEAEEGSCFDSFLAMWDFSDIRADVTEQVRHVGRTFLGRPNKMYFGASARPEHTEHTGLLTASSQDPIAAAATSMPSSPSSSGRYQGLGHTPAPHSISAPAGFTSSSWEDDSDNSPPQAGGVH